Proteins from one Fusobacterium periodonticum 1_1_41FAA genomic window:
- a CDS encoding GNAT family N-acetyltransferase: MIEINQLLNKEKDEALLFVKKVYIESKDESYSEKGIETFCNFVDNKEIIKSFKVYGAFEDNVLKGVIATDRRKRHINLFFVDKSSQAKGIGKKLMNIVIDDNENSFITVNSSRYAVPIYEKIGFIKTEEEKEQDGLKFTPMKLILKDEVKGE, encoded by the coding sequence ATGATAGAAATAAACCAATTACTTAACAAAGAAAAAGATGAAGCACTATTATTTGTAAAGAAAGTTTATATTGAAAGTAAAGATGAAAGTTACTCAGAAAAGGGTATAGAAACTTTTTGTAATTTTGTTGATAACAAAGAAATAATAAAGTCATTTAAGGTATATGGTGCTTTTGAAGATAATGTATTAAAAGGTGTTATAGCAACTGACAGAAGAAAAAGACATATAAATTTATTTTTTGTAGATAAATCTTCACAAGCTAAAGGTATTGGAAAGAAATTGATGAATATTGTTATAGATGATAATGAAAATTCATTTATAACTGTAAATTCTTCCAGATATGCTGTTCCTATTTATGAGAAAATAGGTTTTATAAAAACTGAGGAAGAAAAAGAGCAAGATGGGCTTAAATTTACTCCTATGAAATTAATACTAAAAGATGAAGTAAAGGGGGAATAG
- a CDS encoding DKNYY domain-containing protein translates to MKMDNQKNANIMIKATVLSAIILIFLCLLLIIYVAMFKSDTTDLQYNSEEYENSIFYKNKDKIYALVYGNGLLEVEGVDIPTFKVFDTEANNGNVAYDKNRVYFGNIAVSDLDTNKLYYVGNNYYSDGTNSYFCSTSVETYEELSALSINIKNISHFLFKTKRPQYYFYPYKKLETNKRLEKVEELKNSATDGEEVYYAGEKLVNADIYTIKTIEDALFYFADKENVYYKSKLLSFKNNGKLKVFHENDYNVYYLYDEESKNVYANDYLFETVNAPYKVVGVDGTHHFSLLFISKDGVYFYDPLKRKQERIGDNIFKGEIKEIYPDIFSDDENVYYLDVYEDWAKRSGNNPFSLLKGPFNGQLISRNTRIRYLDKKTAWENDWEKVADINFGRDGSIWKKGNKYYYFDIYGFYQNINRTIYEIVDKEALSYLLNFSNLKDSYYMNLTNKIRDFISEKKLIAFNGEVKMTATIYFHEDPYAYSIPKIIFISIAFLIGLYARYRFDIANFLKKRKKSKFSKK, encoded by the coding sequence ATGAAAATGGATAATCAAAAAAATGCTAATATAATGATAAAAGCCACTGTACTTTCAGCAATAATACTTATTTTCTTGTGTTTATTACTTATAATTTATGTTGCTATGTTCAAGAGTGATACTACTGACCTTCAATATAATAGTGAAGAATATGAAAACAGTATATTCTACAAGAATAAAGATAAAATCTATGCTTTAGTTTATGGGAATGGATTGTTAGAAGTTGAAGGAGTAGATATTCCTACTTTCAAAGTCTTCGATACAGAAGCTAATAATGGAAATGTAGCTTATGATAAAAATAGAGTTTATTTTGGAAATATTGCAGTTTCAGATTTAGACACAAATAAATTGTATTATGTAGGGAATAATTATTATAGTGATGGTACTAATAGCTATTTTTGCTCAACATCTGTTGAAACATATGAAGAATTGTCAGCACTAAGTATAAATATAAAAAATATATCTCACTTCTTGTTTAAAACAAAAAGACCTCAATACTATTTTTATCCATATAAAAAATTAGAGACTAATAAAAGATTAGAAAAAGTGGAAGAATTAAAAAATTCTGCAACTGATGGTGAAGAAGTATATTATGCTGGTGAAAAGCTAGTTAATGCAGATATCTATACAATAAAAACAATTGAAGATGCATTATTTTATTTTGCTGATAAAGAAAATGTTTATTATAAATCTAAACTTTTATCATTTAAAAATAACGGAAAATTAAAAGTATTTCACGAGAATGATTACAACGTCTACTATCTTTATGATGAGGAAAGTAAGAATGTTTATGCAAATGACTATCTTTTTGAAACAGTAAATGCTCCTTATAAAGTTGTTGGAGTTGATGGAACACATCACTTTAGTTTACTTTTTATAAGTAAGGATGGAGTTTATTTTTATGACCCACTTAAGAGAAAACAAGAAAGAATAGGGGATAATATTTTTAAAGGTGAAATTAAAGAAATTTATCCAGATATATTTTCTGATGATGAAAATGTTTACTATTTAGATGTCTATGAAGACTGGGCAAAAAGGTCAGGTAATAATCCTTTTTCATTATTAAAAGGTCCTTTTAATGGTCAACTTATATCAAGAAATACTAGAATACGTTATCTTGATAAAAAAACTGCTTGGGAAAATGATTGGGAAAAAGTAGCTGATATCAATTTTGGCAGAGATGGAAGTATATGGAAAAAAGGAAATAAATACTACTATTTTGATATTTATGGTTTTTATCAAAATATAAATAGAACAATTTATGAAATTGTTGATAAAGAAGCTCTTAGCTATTTATTGAATTTTTCAAACTTAAAAGATAGCTATTATATGAACTTAACAAATAAAATAAGAGATTTTATATCTGAAAAAAAATTAATAGCCTTTAATGGTGAAGTTAAAATGACCGCTACTATCTATTTCCATGAGGATCCTTATGCCTATAGTATTCCAAAAATTATTTTTATTTCTATCGCTTTTTTAATTGGATTATATGCAAGATATAGATTTGATATTGCAAACTTTTTAAAAAAACGAAAAAAATCTAAATTTTCCAAGAAATAA
- a CDS encoding PTS beta-glucoside transporter subunit IIBCA has product MEKEKLYQKISKEVLENIGGSENIQGAAHCATRLRIVLKDLSLAKTDKLENIDLVKGCFIAGSQLQLIFGAGTVNEVYKVFAKEAKLENMSLSDVKDIANNKENPLQKVIKALSDVFVEIIPAILAAAILLGVTGFLANFEAVKTNQTLYAINRLSNLASVGIFAVLPMVVVYSATKRFGGRAILGIVVGAIMLDGSLANAYSIGTPGFNPEILDLFGLKIQMVGFQGGIIVALMMGYIVAQLDKFFEKKIPSVIKLLVSPMLTVFISTFLLFTIVGPIGRELSNYITGGLVWVSTEFGLIGYMIFAGLQQIIVITGLHHILNAAEAQLIATTGRDFLNPLMSVALISQGGAVLGYYLLHRKERKVAEIALPSFVSILFGISEPAIFGVNLKYKFPLIAGCIAGAVAGAFVYIFKLSSLGFGATAIPGITIIDPANNGYINYIIVHLIGLVLGIVICYTFGKAKTKKVIANEEKVNKNTSEIKVESTTDTNLDEIALISPIKGEVKDISESSDETFASKVMGDGILVNPSEEIFVAPADAKIELVFPTKHAIGLSLKDGSQILMHCGINTVSMNGEGFEVYVEEGQEVKQGDKLIKMDLEKVKQAGHSTQTLMIVNELPDGRKVEVNPDSKTPIMIKKI; this is encoded by the coding sequence ATGGAAAAAGAAAAACTTTATCAAAAAATTTCTAAAGAAGTGTTGGAAAATATTGGTGGCTCAGAAAATATTCAAGGTGCTGCTCATTGTGCAACACGTCTACGTATTGTATTAAAAGATTTATCTTTAGCAAAAACAGATAAATTAGAAAATATTGATTTAGTCAAAGGCTGTTTTATTGCTGGTAGTCAATTACAGCTTATTTTTGGAGCAGGAACTGTAAATGAAGTTTACAAAGTTTTTGCAAAGGAAGCAAAATTAGAAAATATGTCTTTATCTGATGTAAAAGATATTGCAAACAACAAAGAAAATCCACTACAAAAAGTTATCAAAGCTCTCTCAGATGTATTTGTTGAAATCATACCTGCGATATTAGCAGCTGCTATTTTACTAGGAGTCACTGGATTCTTAGCTAACTTTGAAGCTGTTAAAACTAATCAAACTTTATATGCTATCAATCGTTTATCTAATCTAGCCTCTGTTGGAATTTTTGCAGTTTTACCTATGGTTGTTGTATATTCAGCAACTAAAAGATTCGGTGGGAGAGCAATTCTAGGTATAGTTGTTGGAGCAATTATGCTTGATGGTAGTCTTGCAAATGCTTATTCAATAGGTACTCCTGGATTTAACCCTGAAATTTTAGATTTATTTGGACTAAAAATTCAAATGGTAGGTTTTCAAGGTGGAATTATAGTTGCTCTTATGATGGGATATATAGTTGCTCAATTGGATAAATTTTTTGAAAAGAAAATTCCTTCTGTTATTAAACTTTTAGTTTCTCCAATGTTGACAGTTTTTATCTCTACTTTCTTATTATTTACTATAGTTGGTCCTATTGGGCGTGAACTTTCTAATTATATAACTGGAGGATTAGTTTGGGTAAGTACAGAATTTGGTTTAATAGGTTATATGATATTTGCTGGTTTACAACAAATAATTGTTATCACAGGATTACATCATATCTTAAATGCTGCTGAAGCTCAATTAATAGCAACAACTGGTAGAGATTTTTTAAATCCTTTAATGTCAGTTGCTTTAATTTCACAAGGAGGAGCTGTTTTAGGATATTATCTATTACATCGTAAAGAAAGAAAAGTTGCTGAAATTGCTTTACCTTCTTTTGTGAGTATTCTATTTGGTATAAGTGAGCCAGCTATTTTTGGAGTGAACTTAAAATATAAATTCCCATTGATAGCAGGTTGTATTGCTGGTGCAGTTGCTGGTGCCTTTGTATATATATTTAAATTAAGCTCTTTAGGTTTTGGAGCGACTGCAATACCAGGTATAACAATAATTGATCCCGCTAATAATGGTTATATAAATTACATTATAGTTCATTTAATAGGACTTGTCTTAGGAATAGTTATCTGTTACACATTTGGAAAAGCAAAAACTAAGAAAGTTATTGCAAATGAAGAGAAAGTAAATAAAAATACTTCTGAAATAAAAGTAGAAAGTACAACAGATACTAATTTAGATGAAATAGCTTTAATTTCTCCAATAAAAGGAGAAGTAAAAGATATCTCTGAATCAAGTGATGAAACATTTGCATCAAAAGTTATGGGAGATGGAATTTTAGTAAATCCTAGTGAAGAAATCTTTGTTGCTCCAGCTGATGCAAAAATTGAACTTGTTTTTCCTACAAAACATGCTATAGGTTTAAGTTTAAAAGATGGAAGTCAAATCCTTATGCACTGTGGAATAAATACAGTTAGTATGAATGGTGAAGGTTTTGAAGTTTATGTTGAAGAAGGACAAGAAGTTAAACAAGGTGATAAGTTAATTAAAATGGACTTAGAAAAAGTTAAACAAGCAGGTCATAGTACTCAAACTCTTATGATAGTAAATGAACTTCCTGATGGTAGAAAAGTTGAAGTTAATCCTGATAGTAAAACTCCTATCATGATAAAAAAGATTTAG
- the guaB gene encoding IMP dehydrogenase has protein sequence MMNGKILKEGITFDDVLLIPAKSDVLPNEVSLKTRLTKKITLNLPILSAAMDTVTESDLAIALARQGGIGFIHKNMSIEEQAAEVDRVKRSESGMITNPITLNKDSRVYQAEELMSRYKISGLPVIEDDGKLIGIITNRDIKYRKDLDQPVGDIMTSKGLITAPVGTNLEQAKEILLANRIEKLPITDQNGYLKGLITIKDIDNIVQYPNSCKDELGKLRCGAAVGIAPDTLDRVAALVKAGVDIITVDSAHGHSQGVINMIKEIKKHYPDLDIIGGNIVTAEAAEELIEAGASAVKVGIGPGSICTTRVVAGVGVPQLTAVNDVYEYCKTRDIGVIADGGIKLSGDIVKALAAGADCVMLGGLLAGTKEAPGEEIILEGRRFKIYVGMGSIAAMKRGSKDRYFQAGEVDNSKLVPEGIEGRIAYKGSVKDVIFQLAGGVRAGMGYCGTKTIKDLQVNGKFVKITGAGLIESHPHDITITKEAPNYSK, from the coding sequence ATGATGAATGGAAAAATTTTAAAAGAAGGAATTACTTTTGATGATGTTCTACTAATCCCAGCAAAATCTGATGTGCTTCCTAATGAAGTAAGTTTAAAAACAAGACTTACAAAAAAAATCACATTAAATTTACCAATTTTGAGTGCTGCTATGGATACAGTTACAGAATCTGACTTAGCTATAGCCCTTGCAAGACAAGGAGGGATTGGTTTTATCCATAAAAATATGTCTATTGAAGAACAAGCAGCTGAAGTAGATAGAGTAAAAAGATCTGAAAGTGGAATGATTACTAACCCTATAACTCTTAATAAAGATAGTAGAGTATATCAAGCTGAAGAGCTTATGAGCAGATATAAAATTTCAGGATTACCTGTTATTGAAGATGATGGAAAATTAATAGGAATAATAACAAACAGAGATATAAAATATCGTAAAGATTTAGATCAACCAGTTGGAGATATTATGACAAGTAAAGGTCTAATAACTGCTCCTGTTGGAACAAACTTAGAACAAGCTAAAGAAATTTTACTTGCTAACAGAATTGAAAAATTACCTATCACAGATCAAAATGGATATTTAAAAGGTCTTATTACTATAAAAGACATAGATAATATAGTTCAATATCCAAATTCTTGTAAAGATGAACTTGGAAAATTAAGATGTGGAGCTGCTGTTGGTATTGCACCTGATACTTTAGATAGAGTTGCTGCTTTAGTTAAAGCTGGAGTAGATATCATAACTGTTGACTCTGCTCATGGACACTCTCAAGGTGTTATCAATATGATAAAAGAAATCAAAAAACATTATCCTGATTTAGATATAATCGGTGGAAACATTGTTACTGCAGAAGCAGCTGAAGAATTAATTGAAGCTGGAGCATCAGCAGTAAAAGTTGGAATAGGACCAGGATCTATTTGTACAACAAGAGTTGTTGCAGGAGTTGGAGTTCCTCAATTAACAGCTGTAAATGATGTTTATGAATATTGTAAAACTAGAGATATTGGAGTTATTGCTGATGGTGGAATAAAACTGTCAGGAGATATAGTTAAGGCTTTAGCTGCAGGTGCTGACTGTGTTATGTTGGGAGGATTACTTGCAGGAACAAAAGAAGCTCCAGGAGAAGAAATTATTCTTGAAGGAAGAAGATTTAAAATATATGTAGGTATGGGATCTATCGCTGCAATGAAGAGAGGATCTAAAGATAGATATTTCCAAGCAGGTGAAGTTGATAACTCTAAATTAGTTCCTGAAGGAATTGAAGGACGTATTGCATATAAAGGTTCAGTTAAAGATGTTATTTTCCAACTTGCCGGTGGTGTAAGAGCAGGTATGGGATATTGTGGAACTAAGACTATAAAAGATCTACAAGTAAATGGTAAATTTGTTAAAATCACAGGAGCTGGTTTAATAGAAAGCCACCCTCATGATATAACAATCACAAAAGAAGCACCAAATTATTCTAAATAG
- a CDS encoding GNAT family N-acetyltransferase, whose amino-acid sequence MNTEINISNVILETDRLILRAWEIRDLDDFFEYASINGVGEKAGWEHHKSKNESLEILKMFINEKKVFAIVLKENQKVIGSIGVEECRQDLDKNLENLLGRELGYVLSKDYWNKGIMTEAVSKVIEYCFKTLKLNYLVAIYFNYNIDSKKVLEKLNFKFYKDIIIETRYNTKEESTLMLLINRSLK is encoded by the coding sequence ATGAATACAGAAATTAATATAAGTAATGTAATATTGGAAACAGATAGATTAATCCTTCGTGCTTGGGAAATTAGAGATTTAGATGATTTTTTTGAATATGCTTCTATAAATGGTGTAGGTGAAAAAGCAGGTTGGGAACATCACAAAAGTAAAAATGAAAGTTTAGAAATACTTAAAATGTTTATAAATGAAAAAAAAGTTTTTGCTATTGTTCTAAAAGAAAATCAAAAAGTTATTGGTTCTATTGGTGTAGAAGAATGTAGACAAGATTTGGATAAGAATTTAGAAAATTTACTTGGGAGAGAATTAGGTTATGTATTAAGTAAAGATTATTGGAACAAGGGGATAATGACAGAAGCTGTTTCAAAAGTTATTGAATATTGTTTTAAAACATTAAAATTAAATTACTTAGTAGCAATATATTTTAATTATAATATTGATTCAAAAAAAGTTTTAGAAAAATTAAATTTTAAATTCTATAAAGATATTATTATAGAAACAAGATATAACACTAAAGAAGAATCAACTTTAATGCTTTTAATTAATAGGAGTTTAAAATGA
- a CDS encoding DKNYY domain-containing protein, translating to MKTNDLDDLFKKKKTSNTSFYLKIAIIVFVIFPLFFIPFFISNWINADNNTYEIKTNGEQYEKGNFFKYQGKIYVFTLNDGMQELKNVDIATFKPFEPEDYFTQNIALDKNSVYFENVIIPDLNPNKLKVIGNGYYTDGTNTYFYSPFSELDKDSSKYIFPYKKIEGAKNLKALDNFGLFAVDGDNVYYKGEILNNADLNTLEIIDKSTEYFADKENVYYKSNLLPIKNSGKLKIVSSEHGDKFLYDEVNGYVFIEDYSFDREKAPYKVIGNNGTTLYNLIFIAKDGIYYYDNQKKQQLKAGDNIFIGNIEEITPNVFTDDENIYYFHAYDVSTATKKSIGELISKNTDICYLDKKEGWEKVADIKEGYVASIWKKEGKYYYFNNLGIFPFMDNTIYEISDKETLNYLLSKLDDKTDDIEELIKNEKLIAVSGEKKMTITVKYKTDIVDTVFKYFIRIFLLAYLIFFIFKEFRRKNEKK from the coding sequence ATGAAAACAAATGACTTAGACGATCTTTTTAAAAAGAAAAAAACTTCAAATACATCATTTTATCTTAAAATAGCTATAATTGTGTTTGTAATTTTTCCATTGTTTTTTATACCTTTCTTTATTTCCAATTGGATAAATGCTGATAATAACACTTATGAAATTAAGACTAATGGGGAACAATATGAAAAAGGTAATTTTTTTAAATATCAAGGTAAAATTTATGTTTTTACCTTAAATGATGGAATGCAAGAACTTAAAAATGTTGATATAGCTACATTTAAACCTTTTGAACCAGAAGACTATTTTACACAAAATATCGCTTTAGATAAGAATTCTGTTTATTTTGAAAATGTAATTATCCCTGACCTAAATCCAAATAAACTTAAAGTTATAGGAAATGGTTATTATACTGATGGTACAAATACTTATTTTTATTCTCCTTTTTCTGAACTTGATAAAGATTCTTCAAAATATATCTTTCCTTACAAGAAAATAGAAGGGGCAAAAAATTTAAAAGCACTTGATAATTTTGGGTTATTTGCAGTTGATGGAGATAATGTCTATTACAAGGGAGAAATTTTAAACAATGCTGATTTAAATACATTAGAAATTATAGATAAAAGTACTGAATATTTTGCTGATAAGGAAAATGTTTATTATAAGTCTAATCTTTTACCCATTAAAAATAGTGGAAAGTTAAAGATTGTTTCAAGTGAACATGGAGACAAATTTCTCTATGATGAAGTAAACGGCTATGTCTTTATAGAAGATTATTCTTTTGATAGAGAAAAAGCTCCTTATAAAGTTATTGGAAATAATGGGACTACTCTATATAATCTAATATTTATCGCTAAAGATGGAATATATTATTATGACAACCAAAAGAAACAACAATTAAAAGCTGGAGATAATATTTTTATTGGTAATATAGAAGAAATTACTCCTAATGTTTTTACTGATGATGAGAATATTTATTATTTTCATGCTTATGATGTAAGTACAGCTACTAAAAAAAGTATTGGAGAATTAATATCAAAAAATACAGATATCTGTTATTTGGATAAAAAAGAAGGTTGGGAAAAAGTAGCAGATATTAAAGAAGGTTATGTCGCTAGTATTTGGAAAAAAGAAGGTAAATACTACTATTTCAACAACTTAGGTATTTTCCCTTTTATGGATAATACTATATATGAAATTTCTGATAAAGAAACACTTAATTATCTATTATCAAAATTGGATGATAAAACAGATGATATTGAGGAACTTATAAAAAATGAAAAATTAATAGCTGTTTCTGGTGAAAAGAAGATGACTATAACTGTGAAATATAAGACTGATATAGTTGATACAGTTTTTAAATATTTCATAAGAATTTTTCTTCTTGCTTATCTTATCTTTTTTATTTTTAAAGAATTTAGGAGAAAAAATGAAAAAAAATAA
- a CDS encoding cold shock domain-containing protein, which produces MKGTVKWFNKEKGFGFITGEDGKDVFAHFSQIQKEGFKELFEGQEVEFEITEGQKGPQASNIVVIK; this is translated from the coding sequence ATGAAAGGTACAGTAAAATGGTTTAACAAGGAAAAAGGATTTGGATTTATCACAGGTGAAGATGGAAAAGATGTATTCGCTCATTTTTCTCAAATTCAAAAAGAAGGATTCAAAGAATTATTTGAAGGACAAGAAGTAGAATTTGAAATTACTGAAGGACAAAAAGGGCCTCAAGCTTCAAATATAGTTGTTATTAAATAA
- a CDS encoding glycoside hydrolase family 32 protein, with protein sequence MLRKKYIELINKVNTDPYRLHFHLMAPTGWLNDPNGLCVIKGVNHIYFQYTPFSATWGLKSWGHYTTENWIDYTEHPIFLRPSIAEDIDGVYSGSALVENNKIHYYYTGNVKYTDKKYDYILNGREQNVIEVISEDGFNYEKKNVLLKNSDYPQNMSTHVRDPKIFKVEDEYFMILGARKKQDIGCAILYKSLDLKKWEYFFEIYSEKKYGYMWECCDLIKIEDKWFLICCPQGVEQEGINFANIYQIGYFPIDINFKEKTYSLGEFMELDRGFDIYAPQTFVDNKGRNILIAWMGIPDATYTNNKTIKNGWQHALSMPRALKRKENKILQEPLVEFENLRKNKISSTDNHINFLASTFEMIIDIENSENFLVKMEDVKLSYDNNIFSLEMQESGEGRDKRSVYLEELKKLRIFVDTSSIEIFINDGEEVFTSRFYPNKAKINIEVFNHGSCSYYDLDEFKIDVE encoded by the coding sequence ATGCTAAGAAAAAAATATATAGAACTTATCAATAAAGTAAATACTGATCCTTATCGTTTACATTTTCATTTAATGGCTCCTACAGGTTGGTTAAATGATCCCAATGGACTTTGTGTGATAAAAGGAGTAAATCATATCTATTTTCAATATACTCCTTTTTCTGCAACCTGGGGTTTAAAATCTTGGGGACATTATACTACAGAAAATTGGATAGATTATACAGAGCACCCTATTTTTTTAAGACCGAGTATAGCTGAAGATATAGATGGTGTATATAGTGGTTCAGCTCTAGTTGAAAATAATAAAATACATTACTACTACACTGGAAATGTAAAATATACTGATAAAAAATATGACTATATTTTAAATGGTAGAGAACAGAATGTCATTGAAGTTATTTCAGAAGATGGTTTCAATTATGAAAAGAAAAATGTTCTTCTAAAAAATTCTGATTATCCTCAAAATATGTCAACTCATGTTCGTGATCCAAAAATTTTTAAAGTTGAAGATGAATACTTTATGATTCTTGGTGCAAGAAAAAAACAAGATATAGGTTGTGCTATTTTATACAAATCTTTAGATTTAAAAAAATGGGAATATTTTTTTGAGATATACTCTGAAAAAAAATATGGCTATATGTGGGAATGCTGTGATTTAATAAAAATAGAAGATAAATGGTTTTTAATCTGTTGTCCTCAAGGAGTAGAACAAGAAGGAATCAATTTTGCAAATATCTATCAAATAGGATATTTTCCTATAGATATTAATTTTAAAGAAAAAACATATAGTTTGGGAGAATTTATGGAATTAGATAGGGGCTTTGACATATACGCCCCACAAACTTTTGTTGATAATAAAGGTAGAAATATATTAATTGCTTGGATGGGAATTCCTGATGCAACTTATACAAATAATAAAACTATAAAAAATGGTTGGCAACATGCTTTATCTATGCCTAGAGCACTTAAGAGAAAAGAAAATAAAATTTTACAAGAGCCTTTAGTAGAATTTGAAAATTTAAGAAAGAATAAAATTTCAAGTACAGATAATCATATTAACTTTCTAGCTTCTACTTTTGAAATGATAATAGATATAGAAAATTCTGAAAATTTTCTAGTAAAAATGGAAGATGTAAAACTATCTTATGACAATAATATCTTTTCATTAGAAATGCAAGAAAGTGGTGAAGGAAGAGATAAAAGGTCTGTTTATCTTGAAGAACTTAAAAAATTACGTATATTTGTAGATACAAGTTCTATTGAGATTTTTATCAATGATGGTGAAGAAGTTTTTACAAGTCGTTTTTATCCTAATAAAGCAAAAATAAATATAGAAGTGTTTAATCATGGAAGTTGTTCTTACTATGATTTAGATGAATTTAAAATAGATGTTGAGTAG
- a CDS encoding DKNYY domain-containing protein produces MKKNNFDETLKFKKKRSSDTIFTFKIISAIILVIVFFIFLLVSSKITSLDSYEIEEKGQKYANSDFIQYQGKISVSVPSGGRYILENVDINSFRVLNSGDRNTRVIGLDKNSVYLGNIPIPDLDPNKLEIIGNGYYTDGTNTFFFSGVSERNKNLSLPMRIFQSLIYSFSKTKKPQTYIYPYKKIDTDKRLKPISDFSSFATDGDNIYYEGEILENVDLNTLKVVDPYHEYFADKENVYYKSKLLPIKNSGKLKIVSSEQGDEFLYDEANGYVFMENYSFDREKAPYKVLGNEGNHLYNLAFVNNEGIYYYDNQKKKQLRAGDNIFVGNVEEISPNIFTDDENIYYFHAYEVRKRLKHSSGNVLASRNTVIYSLGKKDAWEKVNDIESGTVGSIWKKGNKYYYFDNLGIFQLIDNAIYEIRDKETLEYLLNYNEGSDKIGEFIENEKLIKIEGEKKIEIRIKYTTFFISGLLAFILGIVIAKVSHYFREKKNAKKL; encoded by the coding sequence ATGAAAAAAAATAATTTTGATGAAACTTTAAAATTTAAAAAGAAAAGAAGTTCTGATACTATATTTACATTCAAAATTATTTCAGCCATAATTTTAGTAATTGTTTTTTTTATTTTTCTTCTAGTTTCATCAAAAATAACAAGTTTAGATTCTTATGAAATAGAAGAAAAGGGACAAAAATACGCTAATAGTGATTTTATACAATATCAAGGAAAAATTTCTGTTTCAGTTCCTAGTGGAGGAAGATATATCTTAGAAAATGTTGATATAAATTCATTTAGAGTATTAAATTCAGGAGATAGAAATACTAGAGTTATTGGTTTAGATAAAAATTCTGTTTATTTGGGAAACATTCCTATTCCTGATTTAGATCCAAATAAGCTTGAAATTATAGGAAATGGCTACTATACTGATGGGACAAATACTTTCTTTTTTTCAGGAGTATCTGAAAGAAATAAAAATTTATCTCTTCCAATGAGAATATTTCAGTCTTTAATCTACTCTTTTTCAAAGACTAAAAAGCCACAAACTTATATATATCCTTATAAAAAAATAGATACTGACAAAAGATTAAAACCTATTTCAGACTTTTCATCTTTTGCAACTGACGGAGATAATATCTATTATGAAGGAGAAATTTTAGAAAATGTAGATTTAAACACTTTAAAAGTTGTTGATCCTTATCATGAATATTTTGCTGACAAGGAGAATGTTTACTATAAATCAAAGCTTCTACCTATTAAAAATAGTGGAAAGTTAAAGATTGTTTCAAGTGAACAAGGTGATGAATTTCTTTATGATGAAGCAAATGGCTATGTCTTTATGGAAAATTATTCTTTTGATAGAGAAAAAGCTCCTTATAAAGTTCTTGGAAATGAAGGAAACCACCTATATAATTTGGCTTTTGTTAATAATGAAGGCATCTATTATTATGATAATCAAAAAAAGAAACAATTAAGAGCAGGAGATAATATTTTTGTTGGAAATGTGGAAGAAATAAGTCCTAATATTTTTACTGATGATGAGAATATTTACTATTTTCATGCTTATGAAGTACGGAAAAGACTTAAACATAGTAGTGGAAACGTTTTAGCTTCAAGAAATACAGTGATCTACTCTCTAGGTAAAAAAGATGCTTGGGAAAAAGTAAATGATATTGAAAGTGGGACTGTTGGAAGTATATGGAAAAAAGGAAATAAATATTATTACTTCGATAATTTAGGAATTTTCCAATTAATAGATAATGCGATTTACGAAATTAGAGATAAAGAAACATTGGAATATTTATTAAATTACAATGAAGGAAGTGACAAAATAGGAGAATTTATTGAAAATGAGAAACTAATAAAAATTGAAGGAGAGAAAAAAATAGAGATTAGAATAAAGTATACAACTTTCTTTATTTCAGGATTACTAGCCTTTATTTTAGGTATTGTTATAGCCAAAGTTTCACATTATTTTAGGGAGAAAAAAAATGCAAAAAAACTCTAG